GCAAGGCTTGCCAGATTGCTTGTGGAAGCTCTTTCCCACTTTGGATATGCGGAAAAGCACCTTCTAAAAACAAACGGTTGTCGATCTCTAAAAGAGCTTGTCCATCAGAATGGATCAGCTTATCGCATGGCAGATCGTAAACAATCCCGTATTTTTGAAAAGCAATAAAATCGAATACTGTGCTGGAAGCCTCACTCAGTATGGTATCTGCTGCCACATAGTAGGGTAAAATACTCAATTCGTTAAAGGGCAAAAGCCTGGCATGAGGATAGCGACCCACTCGCCGCTGGAAAATCCTGTGTTGTTTATGTGGCGCATATTTACCCATCCAACTATAGGGATGCAATTTGATAATTAGATTATAGTCCTTTGTTTGTTCAAAAATATCGTCTTTGATCTGATACATACAAGTAGGTTTGTAGGTAGGGGCAAAAAGTAGAGTCTTTTTTTGAAGGTCTAGCCCTAAGGACTGTAACACATCTTCTCGTTTGTACTTAGCCTTAAAATAGTAATCTAATTTGGGCAAACCGATGAGATGGACTTCACTGCTTCCCAGATGGGGGCAGGCAAGCAGTGAATCCACTCGGTGTTGACCTTCAACAAAGATTTGGTACTTATGACCCTTGGCTCGTTCCAGATTGCGATACAAGATATTCTTGATACCAGTTCCATGATTTAGAAAAATGAGTAGCGTTTTCCCATAATCTTTTGCATTACGTAAAGTATCGCCACTAATAACTATATCGAAACCCTTGGTCTTTGTTGT
This Candidatus Cloacimonadota bacterium DNA region includes the following protein-coding sequences:
- a CDS encoding CDP-glycerol glycerophosphotransferase family protein — translated: MKKIKLLFRIGYAYHKAAFDPIIDLLIDNPRYDVWFSLDMEKIKYFFIEIPYRNKLIKQWEQLGYRFTTKTKGFDIVISGDTLRNAKDYGKTLLIFLNHGTGIKNILYRNLERAKGHKYQIFVEGQHRVDSLLACPHLGSSEVHLIGLPKLDYYFKAKYKREDVLQSLGLDLQKKTLLFAPTYKPTCMYQIKDDIFEQTKDYNLIIKLHPYSWMGKYAPHKQHRIFQRRVGRYPHARLLPFNELSILPYYVAADTILSEASSTVFDFIAFQKYGIVYDLPCDKLIHSDGQALLEIDNRLFLEGAFPHIQSGKELPQAIWQALHPSSEMKARANDYRDRYFYKLDGKASERFIQKMEALYAEGGHENEV